One Allostreptomyces psammosilenae DNA segment encodes these proteins:
- a CDS encoding GOLPH3/VPS74 family protein translates to MDMSRRTLPEELLLLALDPGTGTLAQPQTLDLGLAGAQLVELAMARRITPDGDRMVVVMPRPTGDPMLDSALESLRRRGSAARAADWIGGPRLGLRHTYLAHLERCGLVSSETVTSCAMLPTTRYHAVDPELSTGIRHRVDSAVRTGSPPDCRTAALSSLAHAVGLGKHLYPGNEGRSSRSRLRDLVRHDPFGGMVAQAVIAVQNGGQARATGLSRRSGAATTRIDGGMARVTAR, encoded by the coding sequence ATGGACATGAGCCGCAGAACACTGCCCGAGGAACTGCTGCTGCTTGCTCTGGACCCTGGGACGGGTACCTTGGCGCAGCCGCAGACCCTGGACCTCGGGCTCGCCGGAGCGCAGCTCGTCGAGCTGGCGATGGCACGTCGAATCACCCCGGACGGGGACCGGATGGTCGTGGTGATGCCGCGGCCGACCGGCGATCCGATGCTCGACTCGGCGCTGGAGTCACTGCGCCGCCGCGGCAGCGCGGCACGCGCCGCCGACTGGATCGGCGGGCCGCGCCTGGGACTCCGGCACACCTACCTGGCACACCTGGAGAGGTGCGGACTGGTCAGTTCGGAGACCGTCACCTCGTGCGCGATGCTGCCGACCACGCGCTACCACGCGGTGGACCCGGAGCTGTCGACCGGCATACGGCACCGGGTGGACTCGGCGGTGCGCACGGGCTCGCCGCCGGACTGCCGCACGGCCGCGCTGTCCTCGCTCGCCCACGCGGTGGGCCTGGGCAAGCACCTGTACCCCGGGAACGAGGGCAGGTCGAGCCGCTCCCGGCTGCGTGACCTGGTGCGTCACGACCCCTTCGGGGGCATGGTGGCGCAGGCCGTGATCGCGGTGCAGAACGGCGGCCAGGCCCGTGCCACCGGGCTGTCCCGCCGCTCCGGCGCGGCGACCACCCGGATCGACGGAGGAATGGCGCGCGTCACCGCACGCTGA
- a CDS encoding bifunctional FO biosynthesis protein CofGH, with protein MRRALRRARDAVALDPAEATVLLHARGEDLDELCLSATRVRDAGLDAAGRPGVITYSRKVFIPLTRLCRDRCHYCTFAVAPAKLRAAGEHLFLSPDEVLDIARRGAALGCKEALFTLGDRPEDRWPEAREWLDAHGYDSTLAYLRAMAVRVLEETGLLPHLNPGVLGWTDFQRLKPVAPSMGMMLETTATRLWSERGGPHYGSPDKEPAVRLRVLEDAGRSAVPFTTGLLIGIGETMAERADGLFAIRRVARRYRGVQEVIVQNFRAKPDTAMRGMPDAEAQELAAAIAVARLVLGPSVRIQAPPNLVDDEYGLMIRAGIDDWGGVSPLTPDHVNPERPWPQIDDLAARTRDAGFELRERLTIHPEYVRLGEPWLDPRLLPHVTALADPATGLAREGVTPSGLPWQEPEDAFPSTAAGTGRTDLHTAIDTEGRTGDRRGDFDSVYGDWEELREQAERTAGTAGGAAGTAPAPVPAPTQPQEQAPTQAPNQPQAPNQPQAADRATGRTAPERLPAELRAALATAADDPTRLDDDQALALFHADGPALDALCSIADAVRRDTVGDTVTYCVTRNINFTNVCYTGCRFCAFAQRRTDADAYTLSLEQVGERAEQAWQVGATEVCMQGGIHPDLPGTAYFDIAAEVKRRVPGIHVHAFSPMEVVNGAARTGLSIEEWLAAAKEAGLDSIPGTAAEILDDDVRWILTKGKLPAATWVEVVTTAHRLGLPSSSTMMYGHVDAPHHWLAHLRLLARVQEESLAAGGVGFTEFVTLPFVHTNAPVYLAGIARPGPTMRDNRAVTAMARLLLHGRIDNIQTSWVKLGAEGAARMLRGGANDLGGTLMEETISRMAGSSWGSYKSVAELEAIAELAGRPSRQRTTTYGEVPEERRAAALASGGRLPDLLPLVTADRND; from the coding sequence ATGCGCCGCGCGCTGCGCCGCGCCCGCGACGCCGTCGCGCTGGACCCGGCCGAGGCGACCGTCCTACTGCACGCCCGCGGCGAGGACCTCGACGAACTCTGCCTCAGCGCGACCCGCGTCCGGGACGCCGGCCTCGACGCCGCCGGCCGCCCCGGCGTCATCACCTACTCCCGCAAGGTCTTCATCCCGCTCACCCGGCTGTGCCGCGACCGCTGCCACTACTGCACCTTCGCCGTGGCCCCGGCCAAGCTGCGCGCCGCCGGCGAGCACCTCTTCCTCTCGCCGGACGAGGTGCTCGACATCGCCCGCCGCGGCGCCGCCCTCGGCTGCAAGGAAGCCCTGTTCACCCTGGGCGACCGCCCCGAGGACCGGTGGCCCGAGGCCCGCGAGTGGCTCGACGCCCACGGCTACGACTCCACCCTCGCCTACCTGCGCGCCATGGCCGTCCGCGTCCTGGAGGAGACCGGGCTGCTGCCGCACCTCAACCCCGGCGTCCTCGGCTGGACTGACTTCCAGCGCCTCAAGCCGGTCGCCCCCTCCATGGGGATGATGCTGGAGACCACCGCGACGCGGCTGTGGTCCGAGCGCGGCGGCCCGCACTACGGCTCCCCGGACAAGGAGCCCGCCGTGCGGCTGCGCGTCCTGGAGGACGCCGGCCGCTCCGCCGTGCCGTTCACCACCGGCCTGCTCATCGGCATCGGCGAGACGATGGCCGAGCGCGCCGACGGGCTGTTCGCGATCCGCCGGGTCGCCCGCCGTTACCGCGGCGTGCAGGAAGTGATCGTGCAGAACTTCCGGGCCAAGCCGGACACCGCGATGCGCGGCATGCCGGACGCGGAGGCGCAGGAGCTGGCCGCCGCGATCGCGGTCGCCCGCCTGGTGCTCGGCCCGTCCGTGCGCATCCAGGCCCCGCCGAACCTGGTGGACGACGAGTACGGGCTGATGATCAGGGCCGGCATCGACGACTGGGGCGGCGTCTCCCCGCTCACCCCCGACCACGTCAACCCCGAGCGCCCCTGGCCGCAGATCGACGACCTCGCCGCCCGCACCCGGGACGCCGGGTTCGAGCTGCGGGAGCGGCTGACCATCCACCCGGAGTACGTCAGGCTCGGCGAGCCCTGGCTCGACCCGCGCCTGCTGCCGCACGTCACCGCGCTGGCCGACCCGGCCACCGGCCTGGCCCGGGAGGGGGTGACGCCGAGCGGGCTGCCCTGGCAGGAGCCGGAGGACGCCTTCCCCAGCACGGCCGCCGGCACCGGCCGCACCGACCTGCACACCGCCATCGACACCGAGGGGCGCACCGGCGACCGCCGCGGCGACTTCGACTCCGTCTACGGGGACTGGGAGGAACTGCGCGAACAGGCCGAGCGGACCGCCGGGACGGCCGGTGGCGCCGCCGGCACCGCGCCCGCCCCGGTCCCCGCCCCGACCCAGCCCCAGGAGCAGGCCCCGACCCAGGCACCGAACCAGCCGCAGGCTCCGAACCAGCCCCAGGCCGCCGACCGGGCCACCGGCCGGACCGCCCCGGAACGGCTCCCGGCCGAGCTGCGCGCCGCCCTGGCCACCGCCGCCGACGACCCGACCCGGTTGGACGACGACCAGGCGCTGGCCCTCTTCCACGCCGACGGGCCGGCGCTCGACGCGCTCTGCTCCATCGCCGACGCCGTCCGCCGGGACACCGTCGGCGACACCGTCACCTACTGCGTCACCCGCAACATCAACTTCACCAACGTCTGCTACACCGGCTGCCGGTTCTGCGCCTTCGCCCAGCGCCGCACCGACGCCGACGCCTACACCCTCTCCCTGGAGCAGGTCGGCGAGCGGGCCGAGCAGGCGTGGCAGGTGGGCGCCACCGAGGTCTGCATGCAGGGCGGCATCCACCCCGACCTGCCCGGCACCGCCTACTTCGACATCGCGGCCGAGGTGAAGCGGCGGGTGCCCGGCATCCACGTGCACGCCTTCTCGCCGATGGAGGTGGTCAACGGTGCCGCCCGGACCGGCCTGTCCATCGAGGAGTGGCTGGCCGCGGCCAAGGAGGCCGGCCTCGACTCCATCCCCGGCACGGCCGCGGAGATCCTCGACGACGACGTCCGCTGGATCCTCACCAAGGGCAAGCTGCCGGCCGCCACCTGGGTGGAGGTGGTCACCACGGCCCACCGGCTGGGCCTGCCCTCCTCCTCCACGATGATGTACGGGCACGTGGACGCCCCGCACCACTGGCTGGCCCACCTGCGGCTGCTGGCCCGGGTGCAGGAGGAGTCGCTGGCGGCCGGCGGGGTGGGGTTCACCGAGTTCGTCACCCTGCCGTTCGTCCACACCAACGCCCCGGTCTACCTCGCCGGCATCGCCCGCCCCGGCCCCACGATGCGGGACAACCGCGCGGTCACCGCCATGGCGCGGCTGCTGCTGCACGGCCGCATCGACAACATCCAGACCAGCTGGGTGAAGCTGGGCGCCGAGGGCGCGGCGCGGATGCTGCGCGGCGGCGCCAACGACCTCGGCGGCACCCTGATGGAGGAGACCATCTCCCGGATGGCCGGCTCCTCCTGGGGCAGCTACAAGTCGGTGGCCGAGCTGGAGGCCATCGCCGAGCTGGCCGGCCGTCCCTCCCGGCAGCGCACCACCACCTACGGGGAGGTGCCGGAGGAACGGCGCGCCGCGGCCCTGGCCTCGGGCGGCCGGCTGCCGGACCTGCTCCCGCTGGTCACGGCCGACCGAAACGACTGA
- a CDS encoding ADP-ribosylglycohydrolase family protein has protein sequence MRDRVRGCLLAGAVGDALGAGIEFDSLSRIRAQHGPAGVTGYVPAYRRLGAVTDDTQMTLFTVEGLLLATRHDGEPSRPAPPSGAVGARSSAGHLGAAGVIAAEPADAADLAARMLAGTSRPRDVIEVHRAYLRWRSTQVDVSVPPAHPAPEDGWLIGEQWLHDLRAPGTACVSGLSNDRPGTLAEPKNPGSKGCGTVMRAAPFGLLPDLTAEQAFRLAVECSVLTHGHPTGYLSAGALAAVVHALVHGAPPVNAVRSAAALAATWPEHHETTGALSAALAAAIRDTTEGGGPSVEALCALGQGWTAEEALAMAVYCLLAEPDPAAALLLAVNHGGDSDSTGSVTGNLLGALHGGDALARALPGEWLERLEGRPTIERLADEFAAALADRLPPAGTA, from the coding sequence CTGCGCGACCGGGTGCGCGGCTGTCTGCTCGCCGGAGCCGTGGGCGACGCCCTCGGGGCCGGCATCGAGTTCGACTCGCTCAGTCGGATCCGCGCCCAGCACGGCCCGGCCGGGGTGACCGGATACGTGCCCGCGTACCGGCGGCTCGGGGCCGTCACCGACGACACCCAGATGACCCTCTTCACCGTCGAGGGACTCCTCCTCGCCACCCGGCACGACGGCGAGCCGTCGCGGCCCGCGCCGCCGTCCGGGGCCGTCGGCGCCCGGTCGTCGGCCGGCCACCTCGGCGCGGCCGGGGTGATCGCGGCGGAGCCGGCCGACGCCGCCGACCTGGCCGCCCGGATGCTCGCCGGCACCTCCCGCCCGCGGGACGTCATCGAGGTGCACCGCGCCTACCTGCGTTGGCGCTCCACCCAGGTGGACGTCTCGGTTCCCCCCGCGCACCCGGCCCCCGAGGACGGCTGGCTGATCGGCGAGCAGTGGCTGCACGACCTGCGCGCCCCCGGAACGGCCTGCGTCTCCGGCCTGTCCAACGACCGCCCGGGCACCCTGGCCGAGCCGAAGAACCCGGGCAGCAAGGGCTGCGGCACGGTGATGCGGGCCGCGCCGTTCGGACTGCTGCCCGACCTGACGGCCGAGCAGGCCTTCCGGCTCGCCGTCGAGTGCTCGGTGCTGACCCACGGCCACCCGACCGGCTACCTGTCCGCCGGGGCGCTGGCCGCCGTCGTCCACGCGCTGGTCCACGGCGCGCCGCCGGTGAACGCGGTGCGGTCGGCCGCCGCCCTGGCCGCCACCTGGCCCGAGCACCACGAGACCACCGGGGCGCTGTCCGCCGCCCTGGCCGCGGCGATCCGCGACACCACCGAGGGCGGCGGGCCGTCGGTGGAGGCGCTGTGCGCGCTGGGGCAGGGCTGGACGGCCGAGGAGGCCCTGGCGATGGCCGTCTACTGCCTGCTCGCCGAACCAGACCCGGCCGCCGCGCTGCTCCTCGCGGTGAACCACGGCGGGGACAGCGACTCCACCGGATCGGTCACCGGCAACCTGCTCGGCGCCCTGCACGGCGGGGACGCGCTCGCCCGCGCGCTGCCGGGGGAGTGGCTGGAGCGTCTGGAGGGACGCCCCACCATCGAACGGCTGGCCGACGAGTTCGCGGCGGCGCTGGCCGACCGGCTCCCGCCGGCCGGGACGGCGTGA
- a CDS encoding Clp protease N-terminal domain-containing protein, with product MVNHDGHAFGLDRLAYRVLVAGAQLSRRLRAGAVTTDLLIRALCYDVTTDVAAAVLPADPQAGGRLASRVAGAGGAVRGRGPQAQAAALALEAAPRPAARGLTTGEVVDAADAAWADGLLARAASASVHRGLVSGRAAAEPAWSDAARAAVLRARHEAVSRGAVELDCAHLALGLLHDPENTACQALRAEGVDLTAVREALRAQAGRGGARPASPAGPAGGTAEAGPRLPPRPAPGAGTTGAGTAAGFRPGAGPAGRLRSAEQAAAARSALRPRLRGWAGH from the coding sequence ATGGTGAATCACGACGGCCACGCCTTCGGGCTGGACCGGCTGGCCTACAGGGTCCTCGTGGCGGGGGCGCAGCTGTCCCGCAGACTCCGCGCCGGGGCCGTCACCACCGACCTGCTGATACGGGCCCTGTGCTACGACGTGACCACCGACGTCGCCGCTGCCGTGCTGCCCGCGGATCCGCAGGCCGGTGGGCGGCTGGCGTCCCGGGTGGCGGGGGCCGGCGGAGCCGTGCGGGGGCGCGGACCGCAGGCACAGGCCGCCGCCCTGGCCCTGGAGGCGGCGCCCCGGCCGGCCGCCCGCGGCCTGACGACGGGTGAGGTGGTGGACGCGGCGGACGCCGCCTGGGCGGACGGGCTGCTGGCCCGGGCGGCGTCCGCCAGCGTCCACCGGGGTCTGGTGTCCGGCCGCGCGGCGGCGGAGCCGGCCTGGAGCGACGCGGCACGCGCGGCCGTGCTGCGGGCCAGGCACGAGGCCGTCTCGCGCGGGGCGGTGGAGCTGGACTGCGCGCACCTCGCGCTGGGGCTGCTGCACGACCCGGAGAACACCGCCTGCCAGGCCCTGCGCGCCGAGGGGGTCGACCTGACGGCCGTCCGGGAGGCGCTGCGCGCCCAGGCCGGCCGCGGCGGCGCCCGGCCGGCGTCGCCGGCTGGCCCGGCGGGGGGCACCGCGGAGGCCGGACCCCGACTGCCGCCGCGGCCGGCTCCGGGAGCGGGGACGACGGGAGCGGGGACGGCGGCGGGTTTTCGGCCGGGGGCGGGGCCGGCGGGGCGCCTGCGGAGCGCGGAGCAGGCCGCGGCCGCCCGGTCCGCCCTGCGCCCGCGGCTGCGCGGCTGGGCGGGCCACTGA
- a CDS encoding D-alanyl-D-alanine carboxypeptidase family protein produces the protein MTESIDTTAGGDENPPGEPDPAPVEGRGDPDEPSNGPAPGTRGPAEPEDAPRKGGNGNAAEAEPDDEDDEDGGAGEDRADAGRHVVGEEGVDVDTTTVLRAPAWNLRPSIDAEDDEHNLHDRKEKEKAEDFTSQKPPRQENGADGGTDAPLPPAAAPRSAGDADGTPNAGASATATRDGDTPDTRTPDNHTPDNHTPDNRTMAFGVAQLRRAATPPTPSTPPDAAGAAGAAGNGDPGTRPLPVAMPPGATPSVVPPAPPAHTLRAGASGQVPASVPPAPVIGPDGQPLPPMQLLAALTNKPPTRLQLVMRRVRIWGTLAVLLFGLLAIAQMIRPLPDPTVRSVLAATVAFEGETPQLPWPSEGQAAVEVVGLGSLGSSGGDEPRPIASITKVMTAYILLRDHPLGPDEAGPTITVDAEEAASYEARVAEGQSAIRVVEGQEFTQRTALEALLIPSANNIAALLARWDAGSEEAFVDKMNATAAELGMTNSTFTDPSGLDPETVSTASDLIRLAQAAMQDPTFREIVATPQLDLPHNPRLYNNNALLTRDGVIGIKTGSTTSAGGCLLFAAEKEVGGTTQLIVGAVLGQFDGTSILDTALERSRELIVAAGDALTAQTVAEQGEVVAEVDDGLGNTTPLVATADVTAVGWPGLTVRVDARAGAPEAEDAEQAAGEAEADGPDASGTVPHEAPAGEPLATLTTGEGAGVTSVPLALQEDLTEPGFWDRLTRIL, from the coding sequence GTGACCGAGAGTATCGATACCACAGCGGGCGGCGACGAAAACCCGCCGGGGGAACCGGACCCCGCACCGGTGGAGGGGCGCGGCGACCCCGATGAGCCCTCGAACGGGCCCGCGCCCGGAACGCGGGGCCCCGCGGAGCCCGAGGACGCCCCCCGGAAGGGCGGGAACGGGAACGCCGCGGAGGCGGAACCGGACGACGAGGACGATGAGGACGGCGGGGCCGGCGAGGACCGTGCGGACGCCGGGCGGCACGTCGTGGGGGAGGAGGGCGTCGACGTCGACACCACCACGGTGCTCCGGGCCCCCGCGTGGAACCTGCGACCCAGCATCGACGCGGAAGACGACGAACACAACCTCCACGACCGCAAGGAAAAAGAAAAGGCGGAGGATTTCACGTCCCAGAAACCTCCGCGCCAGGAAAACGGCGCGGACGGCGGCACGGACGCCCCCCTCCCGCCCGCCGCCGCGCCCCGGTCGGCCGGCGACGCGGACGGCACCCCGAACGCCGGCGCGTCCGCCACCGCCACCCGGGACGGCGACACGCCGGACACCCGTACGCCTGACAACCACACGCCTGACAACCACACGCCGGACAACCGCACGATGGCGTTCGGTGTCGCTCAGCTGCGCCGCGCCGCCACCCCACCCACCCCGTCCACCCCGCCTGACGCGGCGGGGGCGGCGGGGGCGGCCGGGAACGGCGACCCGGGGACCCGGCCGCTCCCGGTGGCCATGCCGCCCGGCGCCACGCCGTCCGTCGTCCCGCCCGCCCCTCCGGCGCACACCCTGCGGGCCGGCGCCTCGGGACAGGTGCCGGCGAGCGTCCCGCCCGCGCCGGTGATCGGACCGGACGGCCAGCCGCTGCCGCCGATGCAGCTGCTCGCCGCCCTCACCAACAAGCCGCCCACCCGGCTGCAACTGGTGATGCGCCGCGTCCGCATCTGGGGCACCCTCGCCGTGCTGCTCTTCGGCCTGCTGGCGATCGCCCAGATGATCCGGCCGCTGCCGGACCCCACCGTGCGCTCGGTGCTGGCCGCCACCGTGGCCTTCGAGGGCGAGACCCCCCAGCTGCCCTGGCCGTCCGAGGGCCAGGCCGCCGTGGAGGTCGTCGGCCTCGGCTCCCTCGGCTCCTCCGGGGGCGACGAGCCGCGCCCGATCGCCAGCATCACCAAGGTGATGACCGCGTACATCCTGCTGCGCGACCACCCCCTCGGGCCCGACGAGGCCGGCCCCACCATCACGGTGGACGCCGAGGAGGCCGCCTCCTACGAGGCGCGGGTCGCCGAGGGGCAGTCGGCCATCAGGGTCGTGGAGGGCCAGGAGTTCACCCAGCGCACCGCCCTGGAGGCGCTGCTGATCCCCTCCGCCAACAACATCGCCGCGCTGCTCGCCCGGTGGGACGCCGGCTCGGAGGAGGCGTTCGTCGACAAGATGAACGCCACCGCCGCGGAACTCGGCATGACCAACAGCACCTTCACCGACCCCTCCGGGCTGGATCCGGAGACCGTGAGCACCGCCTCCGACCTGATCAGGCTCGCCCAGGCCGCCATGCAGGACCCGACCTTCCGGGAGATCGTCGCCACCCCCCAGCTCGACCTCCCGCACAACCCGCGCCTGTACAACAACAACGCGCTGCTCACCCGGGACGGCGTGATCGGCATCAAGACCGGCTCCACCACCAGCGCCGGCGGCTGCCTGCTGTTCGCGGCGGAGAAGGAGGTGGGCGGCACCACGCAGCTGATCGTCGGCGCCGTGCTCGGGCAGTTCGACGGCACCTCCATCCTGGACACCGCCCTGGAGCGCAGCCGGGAACTGATCGTGGCCGCCGGGGACGCGCTCACCGCGCAGACCGTCGCCGAGCAGGGCGAGGTCGTCGCCGAGGTCGACGACGGGCTCGGCAACACCACGCCGCTGGTGGCCACCGCGGACGTCACCGCGGTCGGCTGGCCCGGGCTCACCGTGCGGGTGGACGCCCGCGCCGGCGCTCCTGAGGCCGAGGACGCCGAACAGGCCGCCGGCGAGGCGGAGGCCGACGGGCCGGACGCCTCCGGGACCGTCCCGCACGAGGCCCCGGCCGGCGAGCCGCTCGCCACGCTCACCACCGGCGAGGGAGCCGGCGTCACCAGCGTGCCGCTCGCGCTCCAGGAGGACCTCACCGAACCCGGTTTCTGGGACCGCCTCACCCGCATCCTCTAG
- the argJ gene encoding bifunctional glutamate N-acetyltransferase/amino-acid acetyltransferase ArgJ translates to MTEHGGWPIGFTGYTGRGGMRADGDDISIVVSDRPTTSAAMFTRSRFAAPSVRLSRRHTAARRFRAVVTLAQNANVATGRRGEENTAEVVRRTAALLGVAEEEVLIGATGVIGRPLPMETIRAHFDALPAPAPAGGAAGAAGGVGGRFTADPEAVARAMMTTDTRPKTHTRTVGPARITAVAKGVGMLEPNMATMLAYLFTDAAVEPEELDRALRAAVDRSFNCLSVDTDTSTSDTVAVLANGAAGPVDPGEFAAALADVCLDLTLQMARDGEGATKLLTVSVDGARDGAQARRVAKAVVNSPLVKTAVHGADPNWGRVLMAVGKNTEETDIDPERVVVRFGDLPVYPEEPEGTLLEEVTALLRRDEVTIRVSLGIADGAATVYGCDLSAGYVRVNADYTS, encoded by the coding sequence ATGACCGAGCACGGCGGCTGGCCGATCGGATTCACCGGATACACCGGGCGCGGCGGCATGCGGGCGGACGGCGACGACATCTCCATCGTCGTCTCGGACCGTCCGACCACCAGCGCCGCGATGTTCACCCGCAGCCGCTTCGCCGCACCGAGCGTGCGGCTCAGCCGGCGGCACACCGCCGCCCGGCGCTTCCGCGCCGTGGTGACCCTGGCGCAGAACGCCAACGTGGCCACCGGCCGTCGCGGGGAGGAGAACACCGCCGAGGTGGTGCGCCGGACGGCCGCGCTGCTCGGGGTCGCGGAGGAGGAGGTGCTGATCGGCGCGACCGGCGTGATCGGGCGCCCGCTCCCCATGGAGACCATCCGCGCGCACTTCGACGCCCTCCCGGCACCGGCCCCGGCCGGCGGCGCGGCCGGCGCGGCGGGAGGGGTCGGCGGGCGGTTCACGGCGGATCCGGAGGCGGTGGCCCGCGCCATGATGACCACGGACACCCGCCCCAAGACCCACACCCGCACGGTGGGCCCCGCCCGGATCACGGCGGTGGCCAAGGGCGTCGGCATGCTGGAGCCGAACATGGCGACCATGCTGGCCTACCTGTTCACCGACGCCGCGGTGGAGCCGGAGGAACTCGACCGGGCGCTGCGCGCCGCCGTCGACCGCAGCTTCAACTGCCTCAGCGTGGACACCGACACCTCCACCTCCGACACGGTCGCCGTGCTGGCCAACGGCGCGGCCGGCCCGGTCGACCCCGGGGAGTTCGCGGCGGCCCTCGCCGACGTCTGCCTCGACCTCACCCTCCAGATGGCCCGGGACGGCGAGGGGGCCACCAAGCTGCTCACCGTGTCCGTGGACGGCGCCCGGGACGGCGCGCAGGCCCGGCGGGTCGCCAAGGCCGTGGTCAACTCGCCGTTGGTGAAGACGGCCGTGCACGGGGCCGACCCGAACTGGGGCCGGGTGCTGATGGCGGTCGGCAAGAACACCGAGGAGACCGACATCGATCCGGAGCGGGTGGTGGTGCGCTTCGGCGATCTGCCCGTCTACCCGGAGGAGCCGGAGGGGACCTTGCTGGAGGAGGTCACCGCGCTGCTGCGCCGGGACGAGGTGACCATCCGGGTCTCGCTCGGCATCGCCGACGGCGCCGCCACCGTCTACGGTTGCGACCTCTCCGCGGGGTACGTCCGTGTCAACGCGGACTACACCAGCTGA
- a CDS encoding helix-turn-helix domain-containing protein produces the protein MATQINPTIRRRRLGSELRKLREARGMTSEEVASALLVSQSKISRLENGRRSISPRDVRDLCQVYGVNDAALVEGLMSMARESRQRGWWHEFGDITYSVYIGLEADAAQIFNYESLIIPGLLQTQAYAEALEVAVQPEETGSERRVAVRMKRKDRLTGENPLRFWAVMDEAALRRMVGGPATMREQLTHLLEITELKHVTIQVLPFDKGAHPGMMGSFSLVEFPDSADSSVVYVEGVTGDLYLEREADVRRYTVMYEHLRAEALGTTETQELIARMSEELADDGAGQEYRGALAEE, from the coding sequence ATGGCCACGCAGATCAACCCCACCATTCGCAGGCGCCGCCTCGGCTCGGAGCTGCGCAAGCTCCGCGAGGCCAGGGGGATGACCTCCGAGGAGGTGGCCTCCGCCCTGCTCGTCTCCCAGTCCAAGATCAGCCGGCTGGAGAACGGCCGCCGGTCGATCAGCCCGCGGGACGTGCGCGACCTGTGCCAGGTCTACGGGGTCAACGACGCGGCGCTGGTCGAGGGCCTGATGTCGATGGCCCGGGAGTCCCGGCAGCGGGGCTGGTGGCACGAGTTCGGCGACATCACCTACAGCGTCTACATCGGCCTGGAGGCGGACGCCGCGCAGATCTTCAACTACGAGTCGCTGATCATCCCCGGCCTGCTGCAGACCCAGGCGTACGCGGAGGCCCTGGAGGTCGCCGTGCAGCCGGAGGAGACCGGCTCGGAACGCCGGGTCGCGGTGCGGATGAAGCGCAAGGACCGGCTCACCGGCGAGAACCCGCTGCGGTTCTGGGCCGTGATGGACGAGGCCGCGCTACGCCGGATGGTGGGCGGGCCGGCCACCATGCGCGAACAGCTGACGCACCTGCTGGAGATTACCGAACTCAAGCACGTCACCATCCAGGTGCTGCCCTTCGATAAGGGAGCGCATCCGGGAATGATGGGCTCTTTTTCTCTCGTGGAGTTCCCCGATTCGGCCGATAGTTCCGTGGTGTACGTCGAAGGGGTGACGGGCGACCTCTATCTGGAGCGGGAGGCGGACGTTCGTCGCTATACCGTCATGTATGAACATCTGCGCGCGGAGGCACTGGGGACAACGGAAACACAGGAGCTTATCGCTCGTATGTCCGAGGAGCTTGCCGATGACGGAGCGGGCCAGGAGTACCGAGGTGCTCTGGCGGAAGAGTAG
- a CDS encoding DUF397 domain-containing protein yields MTERARSTEVLWRKSSYSGAGQCVEVAAPGAMLVTVRDSKNPDGPRLAFTAGAWSAFVTSTRGGDFERG; encoded by the coding sequence ATGACGGAGCGGGCCAGGAGTACCGAGGTGCTCTGGCGGAAGAGTAGTTACAGCGGGGCGGGACAGTGTGTGGAGGTGGCCGCGCCCGGCGCCATGCTGGTCACGGTGCGGGATTCGAAGAATCCCGACGGGCCGCGGCTGGCCTTCACGGCGGGGGCCTGGTCCGCCTTCGTCACGTCCACCCGGGGCGGGGATTTCGAGAGGGGTTGA